A single genomic interval of bacterium harbors:
- a CDS encoding ABC transporter ATP-binding protein has protein sequence MSRLWAYVGRYRGRLAGGIACLLAATSLAMATPWLLKVVVDDVQRGAPLRAVAPTLGLIVVVALVQAVARTFSRFMIFNVGRDVEFDLRNDLFAHLETLPLAFYQQWRTGDLMSRLVNDVSAVRMLLGPGILNFINTPVYYLYGLGIMLSIDPPLTLAALAVYPLALYAVKRSSGILMERTLRVQEGLAELSSRVQENLAGIHVVKAYACEPHEEAAFGAINARFKDASLRLARVRGIIGPVMSSVSSVGVLVVLWYGGTHVARGRLTIGDLVAFIGYLGLLAWPTMALGWMLSVLQRGRAAMQRLEEILAVAPAIASRPDAPVPAGGAGTIAFRGVTFRHPGTGAHVPPALDGVDLEIPAGRTVAIVGRTGSGKTALVQLMARLFDVDAGRVEIDGRDVRDLPLAWLRRHVGLVPQDPFLFSRSIRDNVGFALDVVPNGAAGDERARAARVAWAVEAAGLRRDLAEMPRGLDTIVGERGITLSGGQKQRVTLARVLAARPEILVLDDALSMVDASTEREILDRLRDFFASRTTVLVAHRLTTVKEADLIVVLDHGRVVEVGEHDALLARGGVYADLFRQQSLETELEAV, from the coding sequence ATGTCCCGACTGTGGGCGTACGTCGGCCGGTACCGCGGGCGGCTGGCCGGCGGCATCGCCTGCCTGCTGGCGGCGACGAGCCTGGCCATGGCCACCCCGTGGCTGCTGAAGGTCGTGGTCGACGACGTACAGCGCGGCGCGCCGCTGCGCGCGGTGGCCCCGACGCTCGGGCTCATCGTGGTCGTCGCCCTCGTCCAGGCGGTGGCGCGAACCTTCTCGCGTTTCATGATCTTCAACGTGGGGCGCGACGTCGAGTTCGACCTGCGCAACGACCTCTTCGCGCACCTGGAGACGCTGCCGCTGGCCTTCTACCAGCAGTGGCGCACCGGCGATCTCATGTCGCGGCTCGTGAACGACGTGAGCGCCGTCCGCATGCTCCTCGGTCCAGGCATCCTCAACTTCATCAACACGCCCGTCTACTACCTCTATGGGCTCGGGATCATGCTCTCCATCGACCCACCGCTCACGCTCGCGGCGCTGGCGGTCTATCCGCTCGCGCTCTACGCCGTGAAGCGGAGCAGCGGCATCCTCATGGAGCGGACGCTGCGGGTGCAGGAGGGGCTCGCCGAGCTCTCCAGCCGCGTGCAGGAGAACCTCGCCGGCATCCACGTCGTGAAGGCGTACGCCTGCGAGCCGCACGAGGAGGCGGCGTTCGGCGCCATCAACGCGCGCTTCAAGGACGCGAGCCTCAGGCTGGCGCGCGTGCGCGGCATCATCGGGCCGGTGATGAGCTCGGTGAGCAGCGTCGGTGTGCTGGTCGTCCTGTGGTACGGGGGCACGCACGTCGCCCGGGGCCGACTCACGATCGGCGACCTCGTCGCCTTCATCGGCTACCTCGGGCTGCTCGCGTGGCCGACCATGGCGCTCGGCTGGATGCTGTCGGTGCTCCAGCGCGGGCGGGCGGCCATGCAGCGGCTGGAGGAGATCCTCGCCGTGGCGCCGGCGATCGCGAGCCGGCCCGACGCCCCGGTCCCCGCGGGCGGGGCGGGCACGATCGCCTTCCGCGGCGTCACGTTCCGGCATCCGGGGACGGGCGCGCACGTCCCGCCCGCGCTCGACGGCGTCGACCTCGAGATCCCGGCGGGACGCACGGTCGCGATCGTCGGCCGCACCGGGTCGGGGAAGACGGCGCTGGTGCAGCTGATGGCACGGCTGTTCGACGTCGACGCCGGACGGGTCGAGATCGACGGGCGCGACGTGCGCGACCTGCCGCTCGCCTGGCTGCGCCGCCACGTCGGGCTCGTCCCGCAGGACCCGTTCCTGTTCTCGCGCTCGATCCGCGACAACGTCGGCTTCGCGCTCGACGTCGTCCCCAACGGCGCCGCCGGCGACGAGCGCGCCCGTGCCGCCCGCGTCGCCTGGGCCGTGGAGGCGGCGGGGCTGCGGCGCGACCTCGCGGAGATGCCGCGCGGCCTCGACACCATCGTCGGCGAGCGTGGCATCACGCTCTCGGGCGGGCAGAAGCAGCGCGTGACCCTGGCGCGGGTGCTCGCGGCACGCCCCGAGATCCTCGTCCTCGACGACGCGCTGTCGATGGTCGACGCCTCGACCGAGCGCGAGATCCTCGACCGTCTGCGCGACTTCTTCGCCAGCCGCACGACGGTGCTGGTGGCGCACCGCCTGACGACCGTGAAGGAAGCGGACCTCATCGTCGTCCTCGACCACGGCCGCGTCGTCGAGGTGGGCGAGCACGACGCGCTGCTCGCGCGCGGCGGCGTCTACGCCGACCTGTTCCGCCAGCAGTCGCTCGAGACCGAGCTGGAGGCCGTCTGA
- a CDS encoding ABC transporter ATP-binding protein, with protein sequence MSDGADTEPAGKAYDGRLLWRLWDFVRPYRGTFWVALLLSPVNQLFSEVQPYLMKLGIDAVQAGEVARLQHLGLVYAGALVGELVSLYWQSYLTMVVAQKSLADLRTATFARLQRFPMRFFDTNPVGKVVSRVTTDVDVLTEMFAAGAMTIALDVLKLLGITAFMLWINWRLALVSLALMPVMALAIDFFRRAARRTYREIRERIARINGFLQEAISGMAVVALSAREARTFAEFDRLNDDHRVSNHASNKYEAALFSLVEAVSTVSIALMLLAGAGLHQASLADVGTLVAFIQYIQRFFVPIRDFSAKYAVMQSSMTAAERIFALLDQPTEPAPAHGRVAADRSGEIVFDHVWFAYRGEDWVLHDVSFRIAPGEHVALVGATGSGKTTCIKLLDRLYDVQRGRILVDGIDVREWDTAALRRRIAVVLQDVFLFSGTVHENVSMGHPDIDRARVETAARHVNADGFVQRLGGYDAHVRERGSNLSGGQRQLLAFARALAHAPDVLVLDEATSSVDPETEWLIQDALEKLLAGRTALVIAHRLSTIEHADRILVFHKGELREEGPHAALLARGGIYAKLYRLQYAATAGGPVVAAARP encoded by the coding sequence CTGAGCGACGGCGCGGACACCGAGCCGGCCGGCAAGGCGTACGACGGCCGGCTCCTCTGGCGGCTGTGGGACTTCGTGCGCCCCTACCGCGGCACGTTCTGGGTCGCGCTGCTGCTGTCGCCGGTGAATCAGCTCTTCAGCGAGGTGCAGCCGTACCTCATGAAGCTCGGCATCGACGCCGTACAGGCGGGCGAGGTCGCGCGCCTCCAGCACCTCGGCCTCGTCTACGCGGGCGCGCTGGTCGGCGAGCTCGTGTCGCTCTACTGGCAGTCGTACCTGACGATGGTCGTGGCGCAGAAGAGCCTCGCCGACCTGCGCACCGCCACCTTCGCGCGCCTCCAGCGCTTCCCGATGCGGTTCTTCGACACCAACCCCGTGGGCAAGGTCGTCTCCCGCGTCACCACCGACGTCGACGTGCTGACGGAGATGTTCGCGGCGGGCGCCATGACCATCGCGCTCGACGTGCTGAAGCTCCTCGGCATCACCGCGTTCATGCTGTGGATCAACTGGCGCCTCGCCCTGGTGAGCCTGGCGCTCATGCCGGTGATGGCGCTGGCGATCGACTTCTTCCGTCGCGCGGCGCGGCGCACCTACCGCGAGATCCGCGAGCGCATCGCCCGCATCAACGGCTTCCTCCAGGAGGCGATCTCGGGGATGGCCGTGGTCGCGCTGTCGGCCCGCGAGGCGCGCACCTTCGCCGAGTTCGACCGCCTCAACGACGATCACCGCGTCTCGAACCACGCCTCGAACAAGTACGAGGCCGCGCTCTTCTCGCTGGTCGAGGCGGTGAGCACCGTGTCGATCGCGCTCATGCTCCTCGCCGGCGCCGGGCTCCACCAGGCGTCGCTGGCCGACGTCGGCACGCTGGTCGCGTTCATCCAGTACATCCAGCGGTTCTTCGTGCCGATTCGCGACTTCAGCGCGAAGTACGCCGTGATGCAGTCGTCGATGACGGCGGCCGAGCGCATCTTCGCGCTCCTCGATCAGCCGACGGAGCCGGCACCGGCGCACGGGCGCGTCGCCGCCGACCGCAGCGGCGAGATCGTCTTCGACCACGTGTGGTTCGCCTACCGGGGCGAGGACTGGGTGCTGCACGACGTCTCGTTCCGCATCGCGCCCGGCGAGCACGTCGCCCTGGTGGGCGCGACGGGGTCGGGCAAGACCACCTGCATCAAGCTCCTCGATCGCCTGTACGACGTGCAGCGCGGCCGCATCCTCGTCGACGGCATCGACGTGCGCGAGTGGGACACGGCGGCGCTGCGCCGGCGCATCGCCGTCGTGCTCCAGGACGTGTTCCTCTTCAGCGGCACCGTGCACGAGAACGTGTCGATGGGGCACCCGGACATCGACCGCGCGCGGGTCGAGACGGCGGCGCGGCACGTCAACGCCGACGGCTTCGTCCAGCGTCTCGGCGGCTACGACGCGCACGTGCGCGAGCGCGGCAGCAACCTGTCCGGCGGGCAACGCCAGCTCCTGGCCTTCGCGCGCGCGCTCGCCCACGCGCCCGACGTCCTCGTCCTGGACGAGGCGACCTCCAGCGTCGATCCGGAGACGGAGTGGCTGATCCAGGATGCGCTCGAGAAGCTGCTCGCGGGACGGACGGCGCTCGTCATCGCGCATCGGCTCTCCACGATCGAGCACGCCGACCGCATCCTCGTCTTCCACAAGGGCGAGCTGCGGGAGGAGGGACCCCATGCCGCGCTACTCGCGCGCGGCGGCATCTATGCGAAGCTCTACCGGCTCCAGTACGCGGCGACCGCCGGCGGCCCCGTCGTGGCCGCCGCGCGGCCGTGA
- a CDS encoding aminopeptidase, translating to MLRRRAPRLAFLIGVLVVVAGCGQPLYVARLGWEEARILWRREPIPDLLARSDLDPALRERFELVLAARAFADERLGFRVGQSYGTFAEVDDRGVVHVLQAARRDRLESHTWWYPVAGRVPYRGFFDVADAEAAGDRLAARGLDVDVRPAIAFSTLGWFADPLLSSTAEASPEGVVETVLHELFHATLYVPGEPAFNESAATFAGHRGAVAFFCDGPGADPARCARAREAWRATQARGVVLGRLAAKLRRLYAADPPEAERERVRARLALRAGRALEAQRAGRATELVPPNNARLLGALLYVTDLDAFEALAPGESDPGPALRALVAAANGKGDPFAQVRALSPDDLPG from the coding sequence GTGCTCCGCCGTCGCGCCCCCCGGCTCGCCTTCCTGATCGGCGTGCTCGTCGTCGTCGCGGGCTGCGGCCAGCCGCTCTACGTCGCGCGTCTCGGCTGGGAGGAGGCGCGCATCCTGTGGCGCCGCGAGCCCATTCCCGACCTGCTCGCGCGCTCCGACCTCGATCCGGCGCTGCGCGAGCGCTTCGAGCTCGTGCTCGCGGCCCGCGCCTTCGCCGACGAGCGCCTCGGGTTCCGCGTCGGCCAGAGCTACGGCACCTTCGCGGAGGTCGACGACCGCGGCGTCGTGCACGTCCTCCAGGCGGCGCGGCGCGACCGGCTCGAGTCGCACACCTGGTGGTATCCGGTGGCGGGACGGGTGCCCTATCGCGGCTTCTTCGACGTCGCCGACGCGGAGGCGGCGGGGGATCGCCTCGCCGCGCGCGGCCTCGACGTCGACGTGCGGCCGGCGATCGCGTTCAGCACGCTCGGCTGGTTCGCGGATCCGCTGCTGTCGAGCACCGCCGAGGCCAGCCCGGAAGGGGTCGTCGAGACGGTGCTGCACGAGCTCTTCCACGCGACGCTGTACGTGCCCGGCGAGCCGGCCTTCAACGAGTCGGCCGCCACCTTCGCCGGTCATCGCGGCGCCGTCGCTTTCTTCTGCGACGGCCCCGGCGCCGACCCCGCCCGCTGCGCCCGCGCGCGCGAGGCGTGGCGCGCGACGCAGGCCCGCGGCGTCGTGCTCGGCCGCCTCGCGGCCAAGCTGCGACGCCTCTACGCGGCCGACCCGCCCGAGGCGGAGCGCGAGCGCGTCCGCGCACGTCTGGCGCTGCGCGCCGGCCGTGCGCTGGAGGCGCAGCGGGCGGGGCGCGCGACCGAGCTCGTGCCGCCCAACAACGCGCGCCTCCTCGGCGCGCTGCTCTACGTCACCGACCTCGACGCCTTCGAGGCGCTGGCGCCGGGCGAGAGCGATCCCGGTCCGGCGCTGCGTGCGCTCGTGGCGGCCGCGAACGGCAAGGGCGATCCGTTCGCACAGGTCCGCGCCCTCTCGCCGGACGACCTGCCGGGCTGA
- a CDS encoding Mut7-C RNAse domain-containing protein: protein MGPASQPHVAADPGGPPATFAVDRMLGRLARWLRVLGHDVAYGPHLRGRSLLRLARAEHRWVLTRDTRLRRETPLPPLVFIASDHLREQLQQVAAAVSLDGRDFLRRCLLCNRLVEPIARDQARARVPDYVWQTQATFHACPRCGRLYWSATHRTRMRAELEALGLGGLVEQDR, encoded by the coding sequence ATGGGCCCGGCGTCGCAGCCGCACGTCGCCGCCGATCCGGGCGGCCCGCCGGCGACCTTCGCCGTCGACCGTATGCTCGGACGCCTGGCGCGCTGGCTGCGCGTGCTCGGCCACGACGTCGCCTACGGGCCGCACCTGCGCGGGCGCTCGCTGCTGCGCCTGGCGAGGGCCGAGCACCGCTGGGTGCTGACCCGCGACACCCGGCTGCGTCGCGAGACGCCGCTGCCGCCGTTGGTGTTCATCGCCAGCGATCACCTGCGCGAGCAGCTCCAGCAGGTCGCAGCGGCGGTGTCGCTCGACGGCCGCGACTTCCTGCGCCGCTGCCTCCTCTGCAACCGCCTCGTGGAGCCGATCGCGCGGGACCAGGCCCGCGCGCGGGTGCCGGACTACGTCTGGCAGACGCAAGCGACCTTTCACGCCTGCCCCCGCTGCGGGCGTCTCTACTGGTCGGCCACCCACCGCACCCGCATGCGGGCCGAGCTCGAGGCCCTCGGGCTCGGCGGCCTGGTGGAGCAGGATCGATGA
- a CDS encoding class I fructose-bisphosphate aldolase, which translates to MKERVREILSWYGSDNPGTLTNLARMLNHGRLGGSGKMVILPVDQGYEHGPARSFAPNPAGYDPRYHFELGIAAGCNAYAAPLGFLEAGAAEFAGDIPLIMKVNSSDSLSQGEPCSAITGSVDEAVRIGCVAIGFTIYPGSELRNVMVEELKELTEEAKRKGLAVVVWSYPRGSSLSKQGETAIDVVAYAAQIACQLGAHVVKVKPPTAHIEQDAARKVYEKEQIPVSTLTDRVKHVVQASFGGRRIVIFSGGEAKETSAVMDEIRAINAGGGFGSIIGRNSFQRKKDDALVFLRDVMDIYAGK; encoded by the coding sequence ATGAAGGAGCGAGTTCGCGAGATCCTGAGCTGGTACGGGAGCGACAACCCCGGAACGCTCACCAACCTGGCGCGCATGCTGAACCACGGCCGGCTCGGCGGGAGCGGCAAGATGGTCATCCTGCCGGTCGACCAGGGCTACGAGCACGGTCCGGCGCGGTCCTTCGCGCCCAACCCGGCCGGCTACGACCCGCGCTACCACTTCGAGCTCGGCATCGCGGCGGGTTGCAACGCCTACGCCGCGCCGCTCGGCTTCCTCGAGGCCGGCGCCGCCGAGTTCGCGGGCGACATCCCGCTCATCATGAAGGTGAACAGCTCCGACTCGCTCTCGCAGGGCGAGCCGTGCTCGGCGATCACCGGCAGCGTCGACGAGGCCGTGCGCATCGGCTGCGTCGCCATCGGCTTCACGATCTATCCCGGCTCCGAGCTGCGCAACGTCATGGTCGAGGAGCTGAAGGAGCTGACCGAGGAGGCCAAGCGCAAGGGCCTCGCCGTCGTCGTGTGGTCGTATCCGCGCGGCTCGAGCCTCTCGAAGCAGGGCGAGACCGCGATCGACGTCGTCGCCTACGCGGCCCAGATCGCCTGCCAGCTCGGCGCGCACGTCGTGAAGGTGAAGCCGCCGACGGCGCACATCGAGCAGGACGCCGCGCGCAAGGTCTACGAGAAGGAGCAGATCCCGGTCTCCACGCTCACCGACCGCGTGAAGCACGTGGTGCAGGCGTCGTTCGGCGGCCGTCGCATCGTCATCTTCTCGGGCGGCGAGGCGAAGGAGACGTCGGCGGTGATGGACGAGATCCGCGCCATCAACGCCGGCGGCGGCTTCGGCTCGATCATCGGCCGCAACTCGTTCCAGCGGAAGAAGGACGACGCGCTCGTCTTCCTGCGCGACGTGATGGACATCTACGCCGGCAAGTAG
- the glpX gene encoding class II fructose-bisphosphatase, with protein MSLETLSRDFLRVCEEAAVDAARTMGQGKRKHSDHVAVEAMRKAMDRLQMRGTVVIGEGERDEAPMLFIGEKVGRWDDSDIEVDIAVDPLEGTNLCATGAPGAIAVLAASNRGGLLHAPDCYMEKICVGPAAKDVIDIDAPVATNLQNIAKALGRDVDDLVVIVLDRERHAQLIADIRAAGARIRLIGDGDLSAGITAAVRGTNVHAVMGIGGAPEGVLVAAALRCLGGGMRGRLVPTKPGQEERMRKMGITDVKRVYTEMDLAPGPEILFVATGVTDGALMRGVRFFGGGLRTTSVVMSLGERLIRFADSIRLEPGVKTVVEF; from the coding sequence ATGAGCCTGGAGACGCTGTCTCGGGACTTCCTGCGCGTGTGCGAGGAAGCCGCCGTCGACGCTGCCCGCACGATGGGGCAGGGAAAGCGCAAGCATTCCGACCACGTGGCCGTGGAGGCGATGCGCAAGGCGATGGACCGCCTGCAGATGCGGGGGACCGTCGTGATCGGCGAGGGCGAGCGCGACGAGGCGCCGATGCTGTTCATCGGCGAGAAGGTCGGCCGCTGGGACGACAGCGACATCGAGGTCGACATCGCCGTCGACCCGCTCGAGGGCACGAACCTCTGCGCCACCGGCGCCCCGGGTGCCATCGCGGTGCTCGCGGCGTCGAACCGCGGCGGGCTGCTGCACGCGCCCGACTGCTACATGGAGAAGATCTGCGTCGGGCCGGCGGCGAAGGACGTCATCGACATCGACGCCCCGGTCGCGACCAATCTCCAGAACATCGCCAAGGCACTCGGGCGCGACGTCGACGACCTCGTCGTCATCGTGCTCGACCGCGAGCGCCACGCGCAGCTGATCGCCGACATCCGCGCCGCCGGCGCACGCATCCGGCTGATCGGCGACGGCGACCTGTCGGCCGGCATCACGGCGGCCGTGCGCGGCACCAACGTCCACGCCGTCATGGGCATCGGCGGCGCGCCCGAGGGCGTGCTCGTCGCCGCCGCGCTGCGCTGTCTCGGCGGCGGCATGCGCGGGCGTCTCGTCCCGACCAAGCCCGGTCAGGAGGAGCGCATGCGCAAGATGGGCATCACCGACGTGAAGCGGGTCTACACCGAGATGGACCTGGCCCCCGGGCCGGAGATCCTCTTCGTCGCGACCGGCGTCACCGACGGGGCGCTGATGCGCGGGGTCCGCTTCTTCGGCGGCGGGCTGCGCACGACGTCGGTCGTCATGTCGCTCGGCGAGCGGCTGATCCGCTTCGCGGACTCGATCCGGCTCGAGCCGGGGGTGAAGACGGTCGTCGAGTTCTGA
- a CDS encoding MBL fold metallo-hydrolase, with amino-acid sequence MRRSLAVVALALAAACTALPRARELGFHASDADAGLTRLVHGSFVVDLAGERLLVDPWFNSGLLTRQSEPLGLVPSQLPAVAAVLVTDDATEHLDASALGELAAKTPRAIVPASLARRLQRLGFREVTPLVAWESTTVGDVRVTGVPSGQGEAALGYVLEGAGASLYFVGDAPWFPALHEIAARFPRLSVAVLPIGGKRTVGLRRTMDPEQAADAAKLLAPQRIVPAQYGASSVPPLVLYADDPVGAFRQALRRDGIPPDRLLVLDPGESWHWLRPAATARRTPD; translated from the coding sequence ATGCGCCGATCCCTCGCCGTCGTCGCTCTCGCCCTCGCCGCCGCGTGCACCGCCCTGCCGCGTGCGCGCGAGCTCGGCTTCCACGCCTCCGACGCCGACGCCGGCCTCACCCGGCTCGTACACGGCAGCTTCGTGGTCGATCTCGCCGGCGAGCGGCTGCTCGTCGACCCATGGTTCAACTCCGGCCTGCTCACGCGCCAGAGCGAGCCGCTTGGCCTGGTGCCGTCGCAGCTGCCGGCGGTGGCCGCCGTGCTCGTCACCGACGACGCCACCGAGCACCTCGACGCGAGCGCGCTCGGCGAGCTCGCGGCGAAGACGCCGCGCGCGATCGTCCCCGCGTCGCTCGCGCGACGTCTCCAGCGCCTCGGCTTTCGCGAGGTGACGCCGCTCGTCGCCTGGGAGAGCACGACGGTCGGCGACGTGCGCGTGACCGGCGTCCCGTCGGGCCAGGGCGAGGCCGCGCTCGGCTACGTCCTCGAGGGCGCCGGCGCCAGCCTCTACTTCGTCGGCGACGCGCCCTGGTTCCCGGCGCTGCACGAGATCGCCGCTCGGTTTCCACGCCTCTCGGTCGCGGTGCTGCCGATCGGCGGCAAGCGCACCGTCGGCCTCCGCCGCACGATGGACCCCGAGCAGGCGGCCGACGCCGCCAAGCTCCTCGCCCCGCAGCGCATCGTCCCCGCCCAGTACGGTGCCAGCAGCGTCCCGCCGCTGGTCTTGTACGCCGACGATCCCGTCGGCGCGTTCCGCCAGGCCCTCCGCCGTGACGGCATCCCGCCCGACCGCCTCCTCGTCCTCGATCCCGGCGAAAGCTGGCACTGGCTGCGGCCCGCAGCCACCGCACGCCGGACGCCCGACTGA
- a CDS encoding tRNA (cytidine(34)-2'-O)-methyltransferase produces the protein MHVVLVEPEIPPNTGSIGRLCVATDTPLHLVEPLGFMIDDKHVRRAGLDYWPHVRLHLHHDWIAFEADRPRGRLLCFAARAPRSYLEVRYRADDLLVFGGESHGLPPAIRDAHADALVGIPIDSPHVRSLNLATAVAIALYEARRQLAA, from the coding sequence GTGCACGTGGTGCTCGTGGAACCCGAGATCCCGCCCAACACCGGCTCCATCGGCCGGTTGTGCGTCGCAACCGACACGCCGCTGCACCTCGTCGAGCCGCTCGGCTTCATGATCGACGACAAGCACGTGCGCCGCGCCGGGCTCGACTACTGGCCGCACGTCCGGCTGCACCTGCACCACGACTGGATCGCGTTCGAGGCCGACCGCCCGAGGGGCCGCCTCCTCTGCTTCGCCGCGCGGGCGCCACGCTCCTACCTCGAGGTGCGCTACCGCGCCGACGACCTCCTCGTCTTCGGCGGCGAGAGCCACGGCCTGCCGCCTGCCATCCGTGACGCCCACGCCGACGCCCTCGTCGGCATCCCGATCGACAGCCCGCACGTCCGCAGCCTGAACCTCGCGACCGCGGTCGCCATCGCCCTCTACGAGGCCCGCCGCCAGCTCGCCGCCTGA